The following are encoded together in the Juglans microcarpa x Juglans regia isolate MS1-56 chromosome 2D, Jm3101_v1.0, whole genome shotgun sequence genome:
- the LOC121250678 gene encoding protein E6-like codes for MASFFKPFFLFFLLVLIFSSLQAEARESRFFNKFKRFIDPKISISEAPSPALAGPEIAPATATSEPEIASSPVVAPTPAPTYSESEYGHGLYGQGSSQFPTKTPSTTTMFEDELLTEELSGESLETVYPKTNLYSNNGNPNNYNNNGYGSSYNNDNGYTTNYNSNGYVNNYNANGGYNNYNGNGYSNNYYNSNGYQTERQGMSDTRFSENGKYYVDVQNENNPNGYQGYYGNNKFPNEFNSMGEYEKQEEPVP; via the coding sequence ATGGCTTCCTTCTTTAaacccttctttcttttcttcctcctaGTGCTTATCTTTTCTTCTCTCCAAGCTGAAGCCAGAGAGAGCAGGTTCTTTAACAAGTTCAAACGCTTCATAGACCCCAAAATTTCCATTTCTGAAGCCCCTAGTCCAGCATTAGCAGGACCAGAAATCGCACCAGCAACAGCAACATCAGAACCAGAAATAGCATCATCACCAGTAGTAGCACCGACACCAGCACCAACTTATTCAGAAAGTGAATATGGCCATGGCCTTTACGGTCAAGGATCTAGCCAATTCCCTACCAAGACgccctccaccaccaccatgtTTGAAGATGAACTTCTAACTGAAGAACTCAGCGGTGAAAGCTTGGAGACCGTCTACCCGAAGACCAACTTGTACAGTAACAATGGCAACCCGAACAATTACAACAACAACGGCTACGGTAGCAGTTACAATAACGATAATGGGTATACAACTAACTATAATAGCAATGGCTACGTCAACAACTACAATGCCAATGGCGGCTACAACAACTACAATGGCAATGGCTACTCCAACAACTACTACAACAGCAATGGGTACCAGACTGAGAGACAGGGGATGAGTGACACGCGGTTTTCGGAGAATGGCAAGTATTATGTTGATGTTCAAAATGAGAACAATCCTAATGGGTATCAAGGTTACTATGGAAATAACAAGTTCCCAAATGAGTTCAACTCCATGGGAGAGTACGAGAAGCAGGAGGAGCCTGTGCCATAG